A region from the Sulfitobacter sp. D7 genome encodes:
- a CDS encoding ComEC/Rec2 family competence protein translates to MGLWNQFSTVMLRQRGHLFGWVPVCLALGIGWYFSLAAEPSIPLLWATALAVAALAVVARALPEVTAPFAVGLALVLLGLLLAAFRAHSISAPVLGWRYYGAVEGRVVALDRSQSDVPRVTLDQVRLERVPPARTPSRVRVSLHSKLSGAVAPKPGMQVMTTAHLSPPAGPVEPGGFDFQRHAWFAGLGAVGYARVPLLGIAEPAERDPGLALFRLRMAASARVRAHLPGDIGGFAAAITTGDRSAISQAALQNLRSSNLAHLLAISGLHMGLLSAVVFGAARLILALHPVSATGWPSRSIAAAAALIAATGYLALSGGNVATERAYIMCAVALCALMIGRRAISLRAVAVAGIIVLILRPEALMGPGFQMSFAATTALVAVFGWMRDFEGEVIPKRLRPVAAIVISSAVAGFATAPISAAHFNTVAHYGLVANLLSVPLMGVLVIPAAVLAAILAPIGGEGLPLWAMGLGLRWILSVADLVAHLPGARSFVPGPGGWVLPLLSLGFLWLILWQGRMRWLGAPAMLLSFALWQGATRPDVLVADTGTLVGVMTPAGRALSKERGAGFVARNWLENDGDGVDQAMAAQRWAAQEDRIIHLSGKRAVAAFTGCQPEDIVVASVEIATAQTWGCPIYDPVRLRETGALALTKSSHGWQITTARDRAGLRLWNSRPNRQ, encoded by the coding sequence ATGGGCCTTTGGAACCAGTTCAGCACCGTGATGCTGCGCCAGCGGGGGCATCTGTTCGGCTGGGTGCCGGTCTGTCTCGCCTTGGGGATCGGATGGTATTTTTCGCTGGCGGCGGAGCCTTCGATACCACTGCTTTGGGCCACCGCACTCGCCGTCGCCGCGTTGGCGGTTGTGGCGCGGGCATTGCCTGAGGTTACCGCACCCTTCGCGGTCGGTTTGGCCTTGGTTCTGCTGGGATTGCTCCTCGCGGCGTTTCGGGCGCATTCGATAAGCGCCCCCGTGCTCGGCTGGCGCTACTATGGCGCTGTCGAAGGGCGCGTCGTGGCGCTTGACCGCAGTCAATCTGATGTGCCGCGTGTCACGCTTGATCAGGTCCGGTTAGAGCGGGTGCCGCCCGCGCGTACGCCGAGCCGGGTCCGGGTCTCGCTCCACTCGAAACTCTCCGGCGCGGTTGCGCCCAAGCCGGGCATGCAGGTGATGACCACCGCGCATCTGTCGCCGCCCGCGGGCCCGGTTGAGCCCGGCGGATTTGATTTCCAGCGCCACGCTTGGTTCGCGGGGCTGGGGGCGGTCGGTTATGCCCGGGTGCCGCTATTGGGCATCGCAGAACCAGCCGAAAGGGACCCCGGTCTGGCCCTGTTTCGGCTGCGCATGGCCGCATCGGCACGGGTGCGCGCGCATCTGCCCGGAGACATTGGCGGTTTTGCCGCCGCCATCACCACCGGCGACCGCAGCGCCATTTCGCAAGCCGCGCTACAAAACCTGCGCAGCAGCAATCTGGCGCATCTATTGGCGATCTCGGGGCTGCACATGGGGCTGCTCAGCGCGGTCGTCTTTGGCGCGGCGCGGTTGATCCTTGCTCTGCATCCGGTCTCGGCCACAGGCTGGCCCAGCCGCAGCATCGCGGCGGCAGCTGCGCTTATCGCCGCCACCGGCTATCTCGCGCTCTCGGGCGGAAATGTCGCGACCGAGCGGGCCTATATCATGTGCGCCGTCGCCTTGTGCGCGCTGATGATCGGGCGGCGGGCGATTTCGTTGCGGGCCGTCGCCGTGGCGGGGATCATCGTGCTGATCCTGCGCCCCGAGGCGCTGATGGGGCCGGGCTTCCAGATGTCATTCGCCGCGACCACTGCGCTTGTCGCAGTCTTTGGCTGGATGCGCGACTTTGAAGGTGAGGTCATCCCCAAGCGCCTTCGCCCGGTCGCTGCTATCGTGATCTCCTCAGCCGTTGCGGGTTTCGCCACCGCGCCGATCTCCGCCGCGCATTTCAACACGGTCGCCCATTACGGGCTGGTCGCAAACCTGCTTTCGGTCCCGTTGATGGGCGTCTTGGTCATTCCCGCCGCCGTGCTGGCCGCCATCCTCGCGCCCATAGGGGGCGAGGGGCTGCCGCTTTGGGCGATGGGGCTCGGCCTGAGGTGGATACTATCGGTCGCGGATCTGGTGGCGCATCTGCCCGGCGCGCGCAGTTTCGTGCCGGGGCCGGGGGGATGGGTGCTGCCGCTTCTGTCGCTTGGATTTCTATGGCTCATCCTGTGGCAAGGCCGCATGCGCTGGTTGGGCGCGCCCGCGATGCTGCTGTCCTTCGCCCTTTGGCAGGGGGCCACGCGCCCCGATGTGCTTGTCGCCGATACTGGGACGCTGGTGGGTGTAATGACCCCGGCGGGCAGGGCGCTCAGCAAAGAGAGGGGCGCAGGATTTGTTGCCCGCAATTGGTTGGAAAATGACGGCGACGGCGTTGATCAGGCCATGGCCGCTCAAAGGTGGGCCGCGCAAGAGGATAGAATTATCCACCTTTCAGGAAAACGGGCGGTCGCCGCATTTACCGGCTGTCAGCCGGAAGATATCGTGGTGGCATCTGTCGAGATAGCGACAGCCCAGACTTGGGGCTGCCCGATCTATGATCCTGTTCGCCTACGTGAAACCGGCGCCCTGGCGCTAACCAAATCGTCCCACGGTTGGCAGATCACCACCGCGAGGGACCGTGCCGGCCTGCGTTTGTGGAACAGCAGGCCAAACCGTCAGTAG
- a CDS encoding molybdopterin molybdotransferase MoeA has translation MISVEAAMAGVLDLVTPLETEEIALRAANGRVLSRPVMAQRSQPPFAASSMDGYALRRAEVEPDAMFKVVGEAAAGHGYAGTLRAGQAIRIFTGAPIPDGADFVVIQEDVTRRGNLITLGHRIGDKDNIRPAGGDFIQGEELTAPRILRPADVALLAAMNVAKVPVTRKPVIAILATGDELVQPGESPGPDQIIASNSYGLAAMIEDAGAEVRMLPIARDTAASLKQAFALARGADLIVTIGGASVGDHDLIAPVAAELGMEQAFYKVAMRPGKPLMAGKIGASAMIGLPGNPVSAMVCGAVFVLPMLRRMLGLQDVQAPLRDAPLGRGIGPNGPRAHYMRAQLRDGALYPDDRQDSSLLSVLAQADALMVRPPADPARNAGDIQQYILI, from the coding sequence ATGATCAGCGTTGAAGCGGCAATGGCGGGTGTTCTAGACCTCGTCACCCCGCTGGAAACCGAAGAAATCGCTCTGCGGGCCGCAAATGGCCGCGTCTTGTCACGACCCGTGATGGCGCAGCGCAGCCAACCGCCCTTTGCCGCGTCCTCCATGGACGGCTACGCACTGCGCCGGGCTGAGGTCGAGCCGGACGCGATGTTCAAGGTGGTCGGCGAGGCTGCGGCGGGCCATGGCTACGCAGGTACGCTCCGCGCCGGGCAAGCCATCCGCATCTTCACAGGCGCACCGATCCCCGATGGGGCCGATTTCGTGGTGATCCAAGAGGATGTCACCCGGCGCGGCAACCTTATCACGCTCGGCCACCGCATTGGTGACAAGGACAATATCCGCCCTGCGGGGGGTGATTTCATCCAAGGCGAAGAGCTCACCGCCCCGCGCATTCTGCGCCCCGCCGACGTGGCGTTGCTCGCCGCGATGAACGTCGCGAAAGTGCCCGTCACGCGCAAACCCGTCATCGCGATCCTCGCCACAGGGGATGAATTAGTGCAACCCGGCGAGAGCCCCGGCCCTGACCAGATCATCGCCTCCAACAGCTACGGCCTTGCCGCGATGATCGAGGATGCAGGCGCCGAGGTACGTATGCTGCCCATCGCGCGCGACACTGCGGCCTCGCTCAAACAAGCTTTCGCCTTGGCCCGCGGCGCGGACCTTATTGTCACGATCGGCGGCGCTTCGGTAGGCGATCACGACCTAATTGCGCCGGTCGCGGCAGAGCTCGGCATGGAGCAGGCTTTTTACAAAGTCGCCATGCGCCCGGGCAAGCCCCTGATGGCAGGCAAAATCGGAGCCTCAGCAATGATCGGGCTGCCGGGAAACCCAGTCTCAGCAATGGTTTGCGGGGCGGTCTTCGTATTGCCGATGCTGCGGCGGATGTTGGGGTTGCAAGACGTACAAGCCCCCCTGCGCGATGCGCCCCTCGGGCGCGGCATTGGCCCAAATGGACCGCGAGCGCACTATATGCGAGCTCAGCTTCGCGATGGAGCGCTTTATCCGGACGATCGTCAGGATTCATCCCTTCTGTCCGTCTTGGCACAGGCGGATGCTTTGATGGTTCGTCCGCCCGCGGATCCAGCAAGGAATGCCGGGGATATACAGCAGTACATTTTGATTTAA
- the lexA gene encoding transcriptional repressor LexA — translation MLTKKQLDLLSFIHQRVQRDGVPPSFDEMKLALDLRSKSGIHRLITALEERGFIRRLAHRARAIEVVKLPESLGGAPGFAPRVIDGDRPDTPPPPAAQSVTAQHAFDVPVMGRIAAGVPIEAISQVSHSVTVPGGMIAGQSEHYALEVRGDSMIEAGINDGDIVVIRETSVADNGDIVVALVEDQEATLKRFRRQGSSVALEAANAAYETRVLPSDKVKVQGRLVGLIRTY, via the coding sequence ATGCTGACCAAAAAACAACTCGATTTGCTTTCTTTCATTCACCAGCGCGTGCAGCGCGACGGCGTCCCGCCGAGTTTTGATGAGATGAAATTGGCACTCGATCTGCGATCGAAGTCTGGCATTCACCGTTTGATCACGGCACTAGAAGAACGCGGATTTATCCGGCGCCTTGCCCATCGTGCCCGCGCAATCGAAGTGGTCAAACTTCCTGAAAGCCTCGGCGGTGCGCCCGGTTTTGCCCCGCGCGTGATTGACGGGGATCGCCCCGACACCCCGCCGCCGCCCGCAGCACAATCGGTCACGGCGCAGCACGCCTTTGATGTGCCGGTCATGGGCCGGATTGCTGCCGGTGTTCCGATTGAGGCGATTTCACAAGTCTCGCACAGCGTTACGGTTCCCGGTGGAATGATCGCCGGTCAAAGCGAGCATTACGCGCTTGAGGTGCGGGGCGACTCGATGATTGAGGCGGGCATTAACGATGGCGACATCGTAGTGATCCGCGAGACATCTGTGGCCGACAACGGTGATATCGTGGTCGCGCTGGTCGAGGATCAAGAGGCAACGCTGAAACGTTTCCGTAGGCAGGGGTCTTCGGTCGCTTTGGAAGCGGCGAACGCGGCCTATGAAACCCGCGTACTGCCCTCGGACAAGGTTAAGGTTCAGGGCCGACTGGTGGGGTTGATCCGCACCTACTGA